A genomic stretch from Hoplias malabaricus isolate fHopMal1 chromosome 4, fHopMal1.hap1, whole genome shotgun sequence includes:
- the LOC136694070 gene encoding zinc finger protein 502-like, with the protein MLRSGGIKCEDMEIKCEDMEDRSSSPQEASLDTPHTHTSNRKSQTSENKRKTYDCGECGKSFTKQSNLRQHQRIHTGEKPYNCSECGKSFTHQLSLKTRQRIHTGEKPYHCSECGKSFTVQGSLQRHQRIHTGEKPYHCSECGKSFTVQGHLKTHQRIHTGEKPYHCSECGKSFTEQGSLKIHQRIHTGEKPYHCSECGMSFTVQSNLKTHQRIHTGEKPYHCSECGKSFTVQGHLKTHQRIHTGEKPYHCSECGKSFTRQGSLKIHQRIHTGEKPYHCSECGMSFTEQGSLQKHQRIHTGE; encoded by the coding sequence ATGTTGAGATCAGGAGggattaaatgtgaggatatggagattaaatgtgaggatatGGAGGACAGAAGCTCCAGTCCTCAGGAAGCATCCTTGGATActccccacactcacacatccaacaggaaatCTCAGACAAGTGAAAACAAACGGAAAACATATGACTGTggagagtgtgggaagagttttactaaaCAGAGTAATCTCAGacaacaccagcgcattcacacaggagaaaaaccgtacaactgttcagagtgtgggaagagttttactcaccaGCTTAGTCTCAAAACAcgccagcgcattcacacaggagagaaaccgtatcactgttcagagtgtgggaagagttttactgtacagggtagtctccaaagacaccagcgtattcacacaggagagaaaccgtatcactgttcagagtgtgggaagagttttactgtgcAGGGtcatctcaaaacacaccagcgcattcacacaggagagaaaccgtatcactgttcagagtgtgggaagagttttactgaacagggtagtcttaaaatacaccagcgcattcacacaggagagaaaccttatcactgttcagagtgtgggatgagttttactgtacagagtaatctcaaaacacaccagcgcattcacacaggagagaaaccgtatcactgttcagagtgtgggaagagttttactgtgcAGGGtcatctcaaaacacaccagcgtattcacacaggagagaaaccgtatcactgttcagagtgtgggaagagttttactagaCAGGGtagtctaaaaatacaccagcgcattcacacaggagagaaaccgtatcactgttcagagtgtgggatgagttttactgaacagggtagtctccaaaaacaccaacgcattcacacaggagagtaa